ATTATACGATAGCGATCCTTGTCGATAAAAATTCCGAATCAAAACGAAGGACATTCTTCTTAATTGGAATTGTTTCTAATATATTATATCTAGGGGTATTTAAATACTTTTTATTTGTTTGGGGGGTGATGTCGGATCTAAACAATGCAATGGTTGGTGAACCATTGCATTGGGAACCAAATATATTATTACCAATTGGAATTTCTTTTTACACTTTTCATAACATAAGTTATTTGATCGAAGTTTTTGATAAAAAAATCCCTGTATGTAGAAACATTTTTACATTTGTTTTATACGATATGTTTTTCCCGTTATTGTTACTTGGTCCAATTGAAAGACCAGGGAATTTGATCCCACAACTAGAATCACCTCGTGTCATTTCAAAAGAAAAAATCTGGAACGGTATTTCTTTGTTTTGTTTTGGTGTGTTTATTAAATCAAGTATAGCGGATCCATTGGCGCGTTATGTGGGATTAACTACAACTTCATTTGATACATTGGAGCCTGGTATATTGTGGATTGTGGCACCTAGTATCGCATTTCAAGTGTATGCAGATTTTTTTGGGTATTCTTTGTGTGCGATGGGCCTTGCGGAAACATTAGGTTTTGAATTAATGAACAATTTCAAAAGACCATTTTTTGCATCTAATCCTTCTGAGTTTTGGTCGAAGTGGCATATTTCCCTTTCAACTTGGTTACGAGATTACGTCTATATTAAGTTAGGTGGAAATCGTTATGGATTTATACGGGAGAATTTTAATTTATTATTTGTTTGGTTTTTAACAGGGATTTGGCATGGAGCAGGGTATGGATTTATCATTTGGGGATTTTATTTAGGAATTTGTTTAATTTTATACCGGATTCTCAAACATACTGGATTCACAACTTACCAAAATCTTATTTTGAAAGGGTTGGGTATTGTTTTTACTTTTTATACATTTTCGTTAGGTCTATTGTTGTTTCGCATCGTTTCCCCAGCGGATACATTACTAATCATAAAAAACTTAAAATCCATTCCGAGTATTTCTCTTTTCCCTTTTTCGCTTATATTCATTATATTACCTTTAGTTTTGTTTGATATTTGGCAGGAATGGAATCAAACTGAAAGGCCAACATTTTTCATTTCATCACGTCCTTATCTCTTTTGGATCCTTTTTACAATCTGTTTTTGTTGGTTTTCGTTAGTTTCTCCGTTTGCCAAGGAAGACTTTTTTTATTTCCAATTTTAAGTATCAATGATGGAGGCTTAATTCTTGAAACTTCGATATTTAACTTTTACGATGTTTTGTATTTCCATTTTGATGCACTTTACATGGGGGTATTTGATCCCGTTTTGTGAAACAACTTCCATCTATTGGTATTTTGCAAAAAGTCGGCAATGGAATCCTAATGCTAAAATATTAGTGTTAGGTGATAGCCAGATTGTGAGTGGGATTTTACCAGAAACCATCGCAGAAATTGAAGGATTACAAAAAGAGGAAATTATATTCCTTCCAAAACCAAGCCAACAACCAGAAGGAATTTTGTTGGATACTCTTAGTTTGGTGGGAAAACTCCCACATCTGAGAAAAATTTATGTGAATATTTCGCCACTGAATACAAGCAAAAATTCAATTACTGATGCGCATAAACAATTGTATTATTCATTCATAAGACCAGAGTTTTTTCACTTCACTGAACCACTCATTCGAAAAGCATATTATAACCAATTAGCGGATGTATGTTGGAAGTTGGTAATCCAAATTTTCCCTTACTTCGGTTTGAGTTCGAATACCAATCGTATTTTTTATGATCCCATAACAAAAGAAGATTTAAGCCGAAGAAGGTCCGAATTTGTATCCATTCAAAAAAGTATGGAATCACAAAGTGGGGCTTGGATATGGAAATCTTTAGATGATGTTCCCACTCTAGTAGAAGGCGAATCTTTTCCTAATTTAGATACCACGGTTCTTTCTGGAAAAAGAGATTTATCGATCCAATTGTGGGTTCAATGTTTGAGTGAATGGGAGAAACGAAAGTTAGATGTTGTTGTTTTGCGAATTCCATTTTCCCCTCAAATGGAAAAAGATTTGGCAGAAAAAAATGCGAATCGTGTGACCGATTCTATTTTGGAATTGATGGCAAATACTCCCTTCCAAAACAAAGGGGTTGTTTTTGATTTTAAAACTGTATTTTTAAAAGATTATGGTTATTTTGCAGATTTGACGCACCTCAACCAAAAAGGAAGAGATGCATTTGGAAACTTATTAAAGGAAAACTTACTTAATCACTCCAACTCTTCTGCCAAGGGCATGTAAGTTGATCCCCCAACCAATTCCAAAAAATTGTTTTGGAGTGAGAATCTCTTCTGTACTTGGATCCCAAATATCTTTTACGAACGCTTCTGCAGAAAGTTCAGTTCCGTAAGGTATTCCCCAGAAATTTTTATCTTCTTTGTATGACATAGTGCCCCCTCAATTTACCAAAGTTTATGTTTTTGAAGATTCTACCATAGTATAAAATTCTTGGAAATGGTATGCTGAATCGTGAGGTCCAGGGCATGCTTCAGGGTGGTATTGTACTGCCATCACTGGTAAACTTTTTATTTTTAATCCAGCAACCGTATTGTCAAAAAGATTGATCCTTGTGATTGGCATGTCTTGAGAAGATTCACCTAACACATGAAAGCCATGATTTTGAGAAGTGATTTCTATTTTTCCCGTTTCTTCGTTCCTCACAGGATGGTTGCCACCTCTATGACCAAACTTAAGTTTGGAGGTCTTTTTCCCAAGAGCAAGGCCAATGATTTGGTGTCCAAGGCAAATTCCAAACAATGGTTTTTTTGCATCCATTATTGTTTTTGCTGATTGGATCGCATAATCAAGTGGAGCAGGGTCTCCTGGACCATTGGATAAAAAGAAAGCATCAAAACCATCTTTCAATAAATCCTCTGCTTTTGTTTTGGCAGGGAATACATGTACATTAAAACCAGCGGAATCAAGAAGACGTAATATATTGCGTTTGATTCCAAAATCATAAACAGCAAGTTTGAATTTACTTGGAGAATGTGCTCCAAATACATACGGTTTTTCACATGTGACCACTTGGGCAAGATCTTGGCCTTCCATACTGGGAGCATTTTTAACAGCTTCTAAAAATGAATCCTCGTAGGTTTCACTGATAAAAATACCACAGTTCATAGCCCCTGAATTTCGAATAATGCGTGTTAGTTTGCGAGTATCAATGCCTTCAATAGCGGGAACACCAAATCGAACTAAAAAATCACTAAGAGTTTCTTTAGATTGGAAATTGGATGGGCGTTTGACATATTCTTTTACAATGAGACCAGAGGATTGGATTCGATCTGATTCCATATCATCTGGATTGATTCCGTAGTTCCCAATCATAGGGTAGGTGAGTGTGACAAGTTGACCTTTGTAAGAAGGGTCAGTTAGAATTTCCTGATACCCCGCCATAGAGGTATTGAACACTACCTCTCCGATCGAATTCTTATTTGCACCGAAGGATCGGCCTTTCATGACCGTTCCGTTTGCTAAAACCAAAAAAGCCTGCATCAAATCCATTCCAAAGAATATGGCCTGGCTTGCGAACAAAAATTCATCAATCTTTTACATAATAACGTTTGATTCTGTCATATCGGTATTCTCCATCGATGGTGACCGTTTGCATCTTAGAGAGTGATTCTGCCATCACATTGGCTTCCATTGGGTCAATGGTGAGATAAAATCGCCTTCCTCTGACAAGATACACAATCTGGCCAGTTTTAGGATCTGCTTCCACCACTTGCCCTTGGATGGTTTTTGTCTGCGAAGTTCGGCTTGGCGAGGTTACTTGGTACTTTTGGAAAACATGAGGTTTGCCAACACAGAGCCATAGATCGGAAGTGGGAGTATTTTGAACTGCTTTTCCTTCGATATATAGATTCCCTTTGGGTTTATTTCCAAAACTCAATGCCATTGTATCAGCATCACATTGGATGGTACGTTCTCGTAAATTGGTTCCATCCAAAAACCGGAAATGTGAGTTCTCTCCCTCTGATTCCCAACCCAACAATTCGCCTGAAAAACGAATCACCTTTCTCTCTTTGGCTTCCAAAATGTAAG
The sequence above is a segment of the Leptospira sp. WS39.C2 genome. Coding sequences within it:
- the carA gene encoding glutamine-hydrolyzing carbamoyl-phosphate synthase small subunit — encoded protein: MQAFLVLANGTVMKGRSFGANKNSIGEVVFNTSMAGYQEILTDPSYKGQLVTLTYPMIGNYGINPDDMESDRIQSSGLIVKEYVKRPSNFQSKETLSDFLVRFGVPAIEGIDTRKLTRIIRNSGAMNCGIFISETYEDSFLEAVKNAPSMEGQDLAQVVTCEKPYVFGAHSPSKFKLAVYDFGIKRNILRLLDSAGFNVHVFPAKTKAEDLLKDGFDAFFLSNGPGDPAPLDYAIQSAKTIMDAKKPLFGICLGHQIIGLALGKKTSKLKFGHRGGNHPVRNEETGKIEITSQNHGFHVLGESSQDMPITRINLFDNTVAGLKIKSLPVMAVQYHPEACPGPHDSAYHFQEFYTMVESSKT
- a CDS encoding MBOAT family protein — its product is MLFNSLTFLLHFSVFYLFYYYSSFFFRKILLLLFGVYFYSQWGIGGTLLLFLSIFFNYTIAILVDKNSESKRRTFFLIGIVSNILYLGVFKYFLFVWGVMSDLNNAMVGEPLHWEPNILLPIGISFYTFHNISYLIEVFDKKIPVCRNIFTFVLYDMFFPLLLLGPIERPGNLIPQLESPRVISKEKIWNGISLFCFGVFIKSSIADPLARYVGLTTTSFDTLEPGILWIVAPSIAFQVYADFFGYSLCAMGLAETLGFELMNNFKRPFFASNPSEFWSKWHISLSTWLRDYVYIKLGGNRYGFIRENFNLLFVWFLTGIWHGAGYGFIIWGFYLGICLILYRILKHTGFTTYQNLILKGLGIVFTFYTFSLGLLLFRIVSPADTLLIIKNLKSIPSISLFPFSLIFIILPLVLFDIWQEWNQTERPTFFISSRPYLFWILFTICFCWFSLVSPFAKEDFFYFQF